One part of the Streptomyces nigra genome encodes these proteins:
- a CDS encoding AraC family transcriptional regulator has protein sequence MAGQGERARHWRYAELPGVDLLRAHYIRKAFVRHTHEHFVIAAIADGVEVFHHRGADQYAGAGTLALVNPDTPHTGRAGVPEGWRYGAVYPSPQVVAEIAAETTSIKGTPGFVRPVLDDPYAVSLVHQVLRAADEGNALAADTLLRVAVTRLLRLNGGPLPQREVRSAGAGVAARAREVLELRMAEPPSLEKLAGDLGTGPFALLRAFRDTYGMPPHTWLTDARVRRARRMLDAGVSPAEAALAVGFTDQPHLNRHFSRIVGVPPGAYQRERKNVQDAWREPS, from the coding sequence ATGGCGGGGCAGGGCGAGAGGGCGCGGCACTGGCGGTACGCCGAGCTGCCCGGCGTCGACCTGCTGCGCGCCCACTACATCCGCAAGGCGTTCGTCCGGCACACCCACGAGCATTTCGTGATCGCCGCCATCGCCGACGGCGTGGAGGTCTTCCACCACCGGGGCGCCGACCAGTACGCCGGGGCCGGCACCCTCGCCCTGGTCAACCCGGACACCCCGCACACCGGACGGGCCGGCGTCCCCGAGGGCTGGCGCTACGGGGCTGTCTACCCCTCCCCGCAGGTCGTCGCCGAGATCGCCGCCGAGACGACCTCGATCAAGGGCACGCCCGGGTTCGTACGGCCCGTGCTGGACGATCCGTACGCGGTGTCCCTGGTGCACCAGGTGCTGCGGGCCGCCGACGAGGGCAACGCGCTGGCCGCCGACACCCTGCTGCGGGTCGCCGTGACGCGGCTGCTGCGGTTGAACGGAGGACCGCTGCCGCAGCGCGAGGTGCGGTCGGCGGGCGCCGGCGTCGCGGCACGCGCGCGTGAGGTGCTCGAACTGCGCATGGCCGAGCCGCCCAGCCTGGAGAAGCTCGCCGGCGACCTGGGCACCGGCCCGTTCGCCCTGCTGCGGGCGTTCCGGGACACCTATGGGATGCCGCCGCACACCTGGCTGACCGACGCGCGCGTGCGGCGCGCCCGCCGGATGCTGGACGCCGGCGTCTCACCCGCCGAGGCCGCGCTCGCCGTCGGCTTCACGGACCAGCCCCACCTGAACCGGCACTTCAGCCGTATCGTCGGCGTACCGCCCGGCGCCTACCAGCGCGAGCGCAAGAACGTACAAGACGCCTGGCGGGAGCCGTCCTAG
- a CDS encoding LacI family DNA-binding transcriptional regulator has product MGRQRPGSPTLEEVAALAGVGRGTVSRVVNNAAGVKDSTRRTVERAIAELGYVPNLAARSLAGRRADAVTLVMTERDWRMFGEPFFAEIVQSVRDALADASVQLLLTLVRTGAERRRLVEYARGGRVDGVLLMSVRSEDRLPDMLAEAGLPTVLLGRRSGDENVTYVDADNVGGARDAVKHLVRGGRTRIGAVTGPLDMYVTQCRLRGYREALADAGLEPLVVEGDFSEGSGRRATAELLERHPDVDAVFAASDTMAAGALGVLRAAGRRVPEDVAVIGFDDFPLAQHTDPPLTTVRQPMEEIGRTMVRLLLEEMEQPEVAWRHVILRTRLVVRGSA; this is encoded by the coding sequence ATGGGGAGGCAGCGCCCTGGTTCGCCGACACTGGAAGAGGTCGCGGCCCTGGCCGGTGTCGGGCGGGGGACCGTCTCGCGGGTCGTCAACAACGCGGCGGGCGTGAAGGATTCGACGCGCCGGACCGTCGAGCGGGCCATCGCCGAACTGGGCTATGTCCCCAACCTGGCGGCCCGCTCCCTGGCCGGCAGGCGGGCGGACGCCGTGACGCTGGTCATGACCGAGCGGGACTGGCGGATGTTCGGGGAACCCTTCTTCGCGGAGATCGTCCAGTCGGTCCGCGACGCCCTCGCCGATGCCTCGGTCCAGCTGCTGCTCACCCTGGTGCGCACCGGCGCCGAGCGGCGGCGCCTCGTGGAGTACGCCCGCGGCGGACGGGTGGACGGGGTCCTGCTGATGTCCGTACGCAGCGAGGACCGGCTGCCGGACATGCTCGCCGAGGCCGGACTGCCCACGGTGCTGCTCGGGCGCCGCTCGGGCGACGAGAACGTCACCTACGTCGACGCGGACAACGTGGGCGGTGCCCGTGACGCGGTGAAGCACCTGGTGCGTGGCGGGCGCACGAGGATCGGCGCGGTCACCGGTCCGCTCGACATGTACGTCACCCAGTGCCGGCTGCGCGGCTACCGCGAAGCCCTGGCCGACGCGGGTCTGGAGCCGCTGGTCGTCGAGGGCGACTTCAGCGAGGGCAGCGGGCGCCGGGCGACGGCCGAACTCCTGGAGCGGCACCCGGACGTCGACGCCGTGTTCGCCGCCTCGGACACCATGGCCGCCGGAGCGCTGGGCGTGCTGCGGGCCGCCGGGCGCCGGGTGCCCGAGGACGTCGCGGTGATCGGCTTCGACGACTTCCCGCTCGCCCAGCACACCGACCCGCCGCTGACGACGGTCCGCCAGCCGATGGAGGAGATCGGGCGGACCATGGTGCGGCTGCTGCTGGAGGAGATGGAGCAGCCCGAGGTGGCGTGGCGGCACGTCATCCTGCGCACGCGACTGGTGGTGCGCGGCTCCGCCTGA
- a CDS encoding AzlC family ABC transporter permease, protein MRDGDPDGGRSKPDAAVVRDALGVGVAVGLSGFAFGVTSAGSGLTLAQTCALSLLVFTGASQFALVGALAAGGSPLTAAAGAFFLGVRNAFYGLRLSQVLRLTRAVRPFAAQWVIDETTAVTLAQPTRRSARIGFLVTGLSLYVLWNLTTLLGALGAEAIGDTDAWGLDAAGPAVFLALLAPMLKSTTERAVAGLAVVLGLGLLPVLPAGVPVLVAALAAPVVLWARGRRRGDVQERRDEQEPGDAREEGR, encoded by the coding sequence GTGCGGGACGGGGACCCCGACGGCGGGCGGAGCAAGCCCGACGCCGCCGTGGTGCGGGACGCCCTCGGCGTGGGCGTCGCCGTCGGGCTGTCCGGCTTCGCCTTCGGGGTGACGTCCGCGGGCAGCGGCCTCACCCTCGCCCAGACCTGCGCGCTCAGCCTCCTGGTCTTCACGGGCGCCTCCCAGTTCGCGCTCGTCGGGGCGCTCGCGGCGGGCGGCAGCCCTCTGACCGCGGCCGCCGGCGCCTTCTTCCTGGGGGTGCGCAACGCCTTCTACGGGCTGCGCCTGTCCCAGGTGCTGCGCCTCACGCGCGCGGTGCGGCCGTTCGCCGCGCAGTGGGTGATCGACGAGACGACGGCCGTCACGCTGGCACAGCCGACCCGGCGCAGTGCCCGCATCGGCTTCCTGGTGACCGGGCTCAGCCTGTACGTGCTGTGGAACCTCACGACCCTGCTCGGCGCCCTCGGGGCCGAGGCCATCGGCGACACCGACGCCTGGGGGCTCGACGCGGCCGGGCCCGCCGTGTTCCTCGCCCTGCTCGCGCCGATGCTCAAGTCCACGACCGAGCGTGCCGTCGCGGGGCTGGCCGTGGTGCTGGGGCTGGGACTGCTGCCCGTGCTGCCCGCCGGAGTGCCGGTCCTCGTGGCCGCGCTGGCGGCGCCGGTCGTGCTGTGGGCGCGGGGGCGCCGCCGGGGCGACGTACAGGAGCGGCGCGATGAACAAGAGCCGGGCGACGCCCGGGAGGAGGGACGATGA
- a CDS encoding AzlD domain-containing protein has product MNVWIAIAATALGCYAVKLIGLLVPAGALERPLVRRLAALLPVALLAALTAQQTFADGRELVLDARVAGLAAAAVMLILRAPFLLVVAAAVLVTAGVRAIGG; this is encoded by the coding sequence ATGAACGTCTGGATCGCGATCGCCGCCACCGCGCTCGGCTGCTACGCCGTCAAGCTCATCGGGCTCCTCGTGCCCGCGGGCGCTCTGGAACGGCCCCTCGTGCGGCGACTCGCCGCGCTGCTGCCGGTCGCCCTGCTGGCGGCGCTCACCGCCCAGCAGACCTTCGCCGACGGCCGGGAACTCGTTCTGGACGCGCGTGTGGCGGGGCTCGCCGCTGCCGCCGTCATGCTGATCCTGCGGGCGCCCTTCCTGCTCGTCGTCGCGGCGGCCGTCCTGGTGACGGCGGGGGTACGGGCCATCGGGGGCTGA
- a CDS encoding GH12 family glycosyl hydrolase domain-containing protein translates to MLAALLSALAAVAALVVATPPAQAADTVICEQFGSAVVQGRYVVQNNRWGTSAAQCVTATDAGFRVTQADGSVPTNGAPKSYPSIFNGCHYTNCSPGTTLPARVSAISSAPSSISYGYVSNAVYNASYDIWLDPTPRTDGVNRTEIMIWFNRVGSIQPIGSPVGTASVGGRSWEVWTGSNGSNDVISFVAPSAIGAWSFDVMDFVDHTVARGMAQSDWYLTSVQAGFEPWQNGAGLAVNSFSSTVNVGGGGDPGGPGEPATACQVTYAANVWQGGFTADVTVKNTGSVAVDNWRLGFTLPSGQRVTSSWNADLSGSSGAVTASPAAHNARIAAGGSQTFGFQGTYSGTFGKPTGFSLNGTACTSA, encoded by the coding sequence CTGTTAGCCGCGCTGCTCTCCGCTCTCGCCGCCGTAGCGGCGCTCGTCGTGGCGACACCGCCGGCCCAGGCCGCCGACACCGTGATCTGCGAGCAGTTCGGATCGGCCGTCGTCCAGGGGCGCTACGTCGTCCAGAACAACCGCTGGGGCACCAGCGCCGCCCAGTGCGTCACCGCCACCGACGCCGGCTTCCGGGTGACCCAGGCGGACGGCTCGGTCCCGACCAACGGCGCACCGAAGTCGTACCCGTCGATCTTCAACGGCTGTCACTACACGAACTGTTCGCCGGGGACCACCCTCCCGGCGCGGGTCAGCGCCATCTCCAGCGCACCCAGCAGCATCTCGTACGGCTATGTGTCGAACGCCGTCTACAACGCCTCGTACGACATCTGGCTGGACCCGACGCCCCGCACCGACGGCGTCAACCGGACCGAGATCATGATCTGGTTCAACCGCGTCGGGTCGATCCAGCCGATCGGCTCTCCGGTCGGCACCGCCTCCGTGGGCGGGCGCTCCTGGGAGGTGTGGACCGGGAGCAACGGCTCCAACGACGTGATCTCCTTCGTCGCACCTTCGGCGATCGGCGCCTGGAGCTTCGACGTCATGGACTTCGTCGACCACACCGTCGCCCGGGGCATGGCGCAGAGCGACTGGTACCTGACCAGTGTGCAGGCCGGGTTCGAGCCCTGGCAGAACGGCGCCGGACTGGCCGTGAACTCCTTCTCCTCCACCGTCAACGTCGGCGGCGGCGGTGACCCGGGCGGCCCCGGTGAGCCCGCCACGGCCTGCCAGGTGACCTACGCGGCCAACGTCTGGCAGGGCGGCTTCACCGCCGACGTCACGGTCAAGAACACCGGTTCCGTCGCCGTGGACAACTGGCGGCTCGGCTTCACCCTGCCCTCCGGACAGCGCGTCACCAGCTCCTGGAACGCCGACCTGTCCGGCTCCTCCGGCGCGGTGACGGCGAGCCCCGCGGCGCACAACGCGCGCATCGCCGCCGGGGGCAGCCAGACCTTCGGCTTCCAGGGCACTTACAGCGGCACGTTCGGCAAGCCCACCGGATTCAGCCTGAACGGCACCGCCTGCACCAGCGCGTGA